The Mercenaria mercenaria strain notata chromosome 8, MADL_Memer_1, whole genome shotgun sequence genome has a segment encoding these proteins:
- the LOC123566324 gene encoding uncharacterized protein LOC123566324, translated as MTAENSCKCCSSLYSLAAECLVVTLTLVHVLLSAAELMIHLQVIQVPASGSEDNTGIEINETTLPPATPSQSYDPGGCDNSLHPHLSDTVAIVRYATLVISAVFFIEIVCKVLYLKVKFLKDIWQMFDMLIVLLSLGVEIGFFLVHEKLVCYSSATEAATFVIVLRLWRIPRACNIRKAEYKKKLEDQHHFLRLTKTETEKRCKELEKIVQSQSEEIEKYKAVIRKNNSVVKDENERVANGNGPFNKGISAAAIGILHPDARENSDRVNSVQTERLRSEVNNDEIRDNAKCSENNASNKTESDLERNDSDKNSRANDSGIEVKDSFRSEKEVTRVYDKVQNSDDEVFDSDGSEFPVAVQVQEVEVQIEEISRQKQLPSVTSIPRSPGDEDHEAVLLRRKSSKTMAAAFINPSFDNDEPDARGTYRSADGIPMTEL; from the exons ATGACTGCagaaaatag ttgtaAATGTTGTAGTAGCCTGTACAGTCTTGCTGCAGAATGTCTcgtggtgacattgaccttggtgCACGTGCTTCTTTCAGCAGCAGAGTTAATGATACATTTACAAGTTATACAAG TACCGGCATCAGGGTCAGAAGACAACACAGGTATCGAAATAAATGAAACGACTTTACCACCAGCCACGCCATCACAGTCGTACGATCCCGGGGGCTGCGACAATAGCTTACACCCTCATCTCAGCGATACTGTGGCTATTGTCAGATACGCAACTCTAGTTATATCAGCTGTCTTCTTTATAGAG ATTGTATGTAAAGTGTTGTATCTGAAAGTGAAATTTCTCAAGGATATCTGGCAG atGTTCGATATGCTCATAGTATTGCTCAGTTTAGGTGTGGAGATTGGTTTCTTTCTTGTGCACGAGAAACTCGTGTGTTACAGCAGTGCAACTGAAGCAGCTACATTTGTCATCGTGCTTCGACTGTGGAGAATACCCCGAGCGTGTAATA TTCGTAAAGcagaatataagaaaaaacttgAGGACCAGCACCACTTTCTGAGACTGACAAAGACGGAGACTGAAAAAAGGTGCAAGGAGCTCGAGAAAATCGTGCAAAGTCAGTCAGAAGAAATAGAAAAGTATAAAGCAGTCATCAGGAAAAATAATTCAGTAGTTAAAGACGAAAATG AAAGAGTTGCTAATGGAAACGGGCCATTTAATAAAGGCATCAGTGCTGCTGCGATAGGAATTCTGCATCCAGATGCACGAGAAAACAGTGATAGAGTCAattctgtccaaactgaaagattaCGCAGTGAagtaaataatgatgaaatacGTGACAATGCTAAGTGTAGTGAAAACAATGCGAGCAATAAGACTGAATCTGATTTGGAAAGAAATGATTCAGATAAAAATAGCAGAGCCAATGACTCTGGTATCGAGGTAAAGGACTCTTTTCGAAGTGAGAAAGAAGTGACAAGGGTTTATGATAAGGTACAGAATAGTGATGACGAAGTTTTTGATAGTGATGGTTCGGAGTTTCCGGTTGCTGTTCAAGTACAGGAAGTAGAGGTTCAGATAGAAGAAATCTCCAGACAGAAACAGTTACCATCAGTGACGTCAATTCCTAGAAGTCCTGGCGATGAAGATCATGAAGCCGTTCTGTTAAGAC GAAAGTCCAGCAAGACAATGGCGGCAGCGTTCATCAATCCCAGCTTTGACAACGACGAACCGGATGCACGCGGCACGTACAGAAGCGCG GACGGTATACCAATGACTGAGCTATGA